One stretch of Gammaproteobacteria bacterium DNA includes these proteins:
- a CDS encoding nucleotidyltransferase family protein, with protein sequence MLPVAILAGGLATRLRPITKTIPKALVPVAGRPFVLWQLEYLRDQGVSRVVLCTGYRSTQIAQIVGDGSEFGIVVEYSDDGTTLLGTGGALGKALPLLGPEFFVLYGDSFLPVSFSTVEQAYHDSDLPGLMTVYRNEGEWDTSNAVFNNGQVLEYNKAKPRHAMAYIDYGLGVLSKSVVEHYCQEKVFDLATVYEALANAGQLAGFEVFERFYEIGSPDGLAQTEDFLRSKASL encoded by the coding sequence ATGCTCCCCGTAGCGATTTTAGCCGGTGGCCTTGCCACCCGGTTGCGCCCAATCACAAAGACGATTCCCAAAGCACTGGTACCCGTTGCCGGTCGACCATTTGTTCTATGGCAGCTTGAATATCTGCGTGACCAGGGTGTGTCACGCGTCGTGCTGTGTACGGGGTATCGTTCAACCCAGATTGCGCAGATTGTTGGCGATGGATCGGAGTTTGGGATTGTGGTTGAGTATTCAGATGATGGAACGACCCTGCTCGGTACGGGGGGTGCACTCGGCAAGGCGTTACCGCTGCTTGGACCCGAGTTTTTTGTGCTCTATGGGGATTCATTCTTGCCGGTGAGTTTCTCCACCGTTGAACAGGCTTATCACGACAGTGATCTACCAGGATTGATGACGGTTTATCGAAATGAAGGCGAGTGGGATACCAGTAACGCGGTCTTTAACAATGGGCAGGTTCTTGAATACAATAAGGCCAAGCCGCGGCACGCCATGGCCTATATAGACTATGGTCTGGGTGTGCTATCTAAGAGTGTCGTTGAGCATTACTGCCAGGAAAAAGTCTTTGATCTTGCAACGGTCTATGAAGCACTTGCAAATGCCGGGCAACTGGCCGGATTCGAAGTTTTTGAGCGGTTTTATGAAATTGGCTCTCCCGATGGTTTGGCTCAGACGGAGGATTTTTTAAGATCGAAAGCGAGTTTATAA
- a CDS encoding SIS domain-containing protein translates to MTYSEQHLKEAGEILTKLDTDAIEGMAALLARVRADGGRLFFLGVGGSAGNCSHAVNDFRKIVGIEAYAPTDNVSELTARTNDEGWDTVFVEWLKTSRLNDKDAVFIFSVGGGNLEKNVSPNLVRALQHAKSVGAAITGVVGRDGGFTATVADVCLIVPTVNTDTITPHSEAFQAVIWHLLVSHPDLKASQTKWESIR, encoded by the coding sequence ATGACGTACAGTGAACAGCACTTGAAGGAAGCCGGCGAGATTCTCACTAAGCTGGATACCGATGCGATTGAAGGCATGGCCGCGCTTTTGGCACGAGTCAGGGCAGACGGTGGGCGTTTGTTTTTTCTCGGTGTGGGTGGCAGTGCGGGTAACTGCTCCCATGCGGTCAATGACTTCCGAAAAATCGTCGGTATAGAGGCCTATGCACCGACAGACAATGTGTCTGAATTGACTGCTCGGACCAATGACGAGGGGTGGGACACCGTTTTTGTTGAATGGCTTAAGACCAGTCGTCTGAATGATAAGGATGCGGTCTTCATATTTTCTGTGGGTGGTGGAAACCTTGAGAAGAACGTCAGTCCGAATCTGGTTCGAGCGCTTCAGCATGCCAAGTCGGTGGGAGCGGCCATTACCGGTGTTGTGGGCAGAGACGGTGGATTCACGGCGACCGTGGCCGATGTCTGTCTGATAGTGCCGACTGTAAATACCGACACTATCACACCTCATTCTGAAGCATTTCAGGCAGTCATCTGGCATCTTTTGGTGTCGCACCCGGATTTGAAGGCCAGCCAGACCAAATGGGAATCAATCCGTTAA
- a CDS encoding HAD-IIIA family hydrolase, with protein sequence MGINPLNRAVFLDRDGVINQAQVRDGHPFSPADMTEFFWVEPIKEVTLELKSLGYLLFCVTNQPDVGRGLQSREVVESFHTAILTELPIEKIFACYHDDSDQCSCRKPRPGLIVDAQKEYGLNLAASWLIGDRWKDIDAGAAAGCNTVFLEYGYDEKLRTKPDHTISKLAQLVPLIRGETIGDLGG encoded by the coding sequence ATGGGAATCAATCCGTTAAACCGAGCCGTGTTCCTGGATCGGGACGGTGTCATTAATCAGGCACAGGTTCGAGATGGACACCCCTTTTCGCCTGCCGATATGACCGAGTTCTTCTGGGTTGAACCTATAAAAGAAGTCACTCTGGAGCTCAAAAGTCTGGGATATCTTCTGTTTTGTGTGACAAACCAGCCCGATGTTGGGCGCGGATTGCAAAGCCGTGAGGTTGTAGAATCATTTCATACAGCCATACTGACCGAGTTGCCCATCGAAAAGATATTTGCGTGTTATCACGACGATAGTGACCAGTGTAGCTGCCGGAAACCGCGCCCCGGGCTGATTGTTGACGCACAAAAGGAATACGGTCTGAATCTGGCTGCGTCCTGGCTGATTGGGGATCGCTGGAAGGATATTGATGCTGGTGCTGCGGCGGGCTGTAACACCGTGTTTCTGGAATATGGGTATGATGAGAAGTTGAGGACCAAACCTGACCATACGATCTCTAAGCTGGCACAGCTGGTGCCTTTAATACGCGGGGAGACGATAGGTGACCTAGGAGGTTAA